A section of the Salmo salar chromosome ssa05, Ssal_v3.1, whole genome shotgun sequence genome encodes:
- the sri gene encoding sorcin: MSFPGYGAPAGGYPGGYGGAPAGGHPPGGPGFGGYPGQQQDPLYGYFAAVAGQDGHISAEELQQCLTQANFSGGYKPFNLETCRLMINMLDRDMSCTMGFNEFKELWTVLNGWKQHFMSIDRDQSGTVDPQEMHQAVTSMGYRLSPQAMNCIIKRFSSQGKITFDDYVACCVKLRTLTDLFRKRDQAGQGMATFPYDDFIQCTMST; this comes from the exons ATGAGTTTTCCTGGATATGGTGCTCCCGCAGGCGGATACCCAGGAGGG TATGGAGGTGCCCCTGCTGGTGGCCACCCTCCTGGTGGCCCCGGCTTTGGAGGATACCCTGGTCAGCAGCAAGACCCTCTCTATGGATATTTTGCTGCTGTTGCAGGCCAG GATGGGCACATATCAGCGGAAGAGCTCCAGCAATGCCTCACACAGGCTAACTTCTCTGGTGGCTACAAAC CTTTTAATCTGGAGACCTGCAGACTGATGATCAACATGCTGGAT AGAGACATGTCATGTACTATGGGCTTCAACGAGTTCAAGGAGCTGTGGACCGTGCTCAATGGCTGGAAGCAGCACTTCATGTCCATTGACCGTGACCAGAGTGGGACCGTGGACCCCCAGGAGATGCACCAGGCAGTCACTTCCATGG GCTACAGACTGAGCCCACAAGCCATGAACTGCATCATCAAGAGATTCAGTTCTCAGGGGAAGATCACCTTTGATGACTACGTAGCTTGTTGTGTGAAACTCAGAACCCTGACTG ATTTGTTCCGAAAGCGGGACCAAGCTGGACAGGGAATGGCCACATTTCCATACGATGAT ttcatccaGTGCACGATGAGCACATGA
- the LOC106605361 gene encoding uncharacterized protein isoform X1 translates to MYGQNPNWLWSNGVPLRHQGHLVRLGSATLRQWEDEEEGKEEEHAIWTREHPAICCYTTNGHGLTQECVQNHWGWAGTESPFGPVYTDLVSIQSQSDTGLDAPEMWMDVPPHQPSLGGADGEESSQHCLDSQWGSHRTEGHGCVCVHGPSEPGRCCHSWAGSPLFNFRSKMRKTIMVGVEVEIVEEVAYEDTETLEVISEGVYPNYLMENILLHDDQLFPT, encoded by the exons ATGTATGGACAGAACCCTAACTGGTTGTGGTCGAACGGGGTGCCTCTACGCCACCAAGGGCACCTGGTCAGACTTGGCTCAGCAACCCTGAGGCAATGGGAGGATGAAGAAGAAGGAAAAGAGGAAGAACATGCAATTTGGACCAGGGAGCATCCAGCAATCTGTTGCTATACTACAA ATGGCCATGGCCTCACCCAAGAGTGTGTTCAGAACCACTGGGGCTGGGCTGGTACCGAGAGTCCCTTTGGCCCTGTCTACACAGACCTAGTTAGCATCCAAAGCCAGAGTGACACAGGGCTAGATGCCCCTGAAATGTGGATGGATGTCCCCCCACACCAGCCTTCCTTGGGTGGGGCTGATGGAGAAGAATCATCCCAGCATTGTTTAGACAGTCAATGGGGGAGCCACAGGACAGAGGGCCAtggctgtgtttgtgtgcatggacCAAGTGAACCAGGAAGATGTTGCCACAGTtgggctggttcccctctcttcAATTTCAGAAGTAAGA TGAGGAAGACAATAATGGTAGGAGTCGAGGTGGAAATAGTGGAGGAAGTAGCCTATGAGGACACAGAGACACTTGAAGTAAT ATCAGAAGGAGTCTATCCAAATTATTTGATGGAAAACATATTGCTGCACGATGACCAGCTTTTCCCCACCTAA
- the LOC106605361 gene encoding uncharacterized protein isoform X2, with product MYGQNPNWLWSNGVPLRHQGHLVRLGSATLRQWEDEEEGKEEEHAIWTREHPAICCYTTNGHGLTQECVQNHWGWAGTESPFGPVYTDLVSIQSQSDTGLDAPEMWMDVPPHQPSLGGADGEESSQHCLDSQWGSHRTEGHGCVCVHGPSEPGRCCHSWAGSPLFNFRMRKTIMVGVEVEIVEEVAYEDTETLEVISEGVYPNYLMENILLHDDQLFPT from the exons ATGTATGGACAGAACCCTAACTGGTTGTGGTCGAACGGGGTGCCTCTACGCCACCAAGGGCACCTGGTCAGACTTGGCTCAGCAACCCTGAGGCAATGGGAGGATGAAGAAGAAGGAAAAGAGGAAGAACATGCAATTTGGACCAGGGAGCATCCAGCAATCTGTTGCTATACTACAA ATGGCCATGGCCTCACCCAAGAGTGTGTTCAGAACCACTGGGGCTGGGCTGGTACCGAGAGTCCCTTTGGCCCTGTCTACACAGACCTAGTTAGCATCCAAAGCCAGAGTGACACAGGGCTAGATGCCCCTGAAATGTGGATGGATGTCCCCCCACACCAGCCTTCCTTGGGTGGGGCTGATGGAGAAGAATCATCCCAGCATTGTTTAGACAGTCAATGGGGGAGCCACAGGACAGAGGGCCAtggctgtgtttgtgtgcatggacCAAGTGAACCAGGAAGATGTTGCCACAGTtgggctggttcccctctcttcAATTTCAGAA TGAGGAAGACAATAATGGTAGGAGTCGAGGTGGAAATAGTGGAGGAAGTAGCCTATGAGGACACAGAGACACTTGAAGTAAT ATCAGAAGGAGTCTATCCAAATTATTTGATGGAAAACATATTGCTGCACGATGACCAGCTTTTCCCCACCTAA
- the LOC106605360 gene encoding U11/U12 small nuclear ribonucleoprotein 48 kDa protein isoform X2, whose product MCDSAENHQARLRSLEELTEFTENCQRQLNELFETLGWRQDQDNGSVQEPMEVCPYDPNHRVPSRSMERHKATCQLSQIGYSHEEQAEMYDPSLCYENASITSFTMDKHTQQQVILQARASAPPIRTEGQYSQSEYSTDPSEVPQNQKRAICDLTVADRLALFDHVTREGIKQKDQAVATNNEDLYVDLVAKLKKGNDQNEHKSHLELMAEMRDYKRRRQSYRAKNVHNTKKSYTEVIREVINVHSVELSSQWKEEERKEEVRESKHAPHRSEDRRSASIESRQSHVSSRDGHVSHHKRHHSEERSKDPSPEQSQGRSREKERKKKRKRDSCSPDERPHDRKKKKKKKKEEK is encoded by the exons ATGTGCGACTCAGCAGAAAATCACCAGGCTCGTCTGCGAAGTTTGGAAGAGTTGACGGAGTTCACCGAGAACTGCCAGAGACAACTGAATGAGCTGTTCGAAACGCTGGGATGGAGACAGGACCAGGACAACGGCTCAGTTCAG GAGCCGATGGAGGTGTGCCCCTATGACCCGAACCACAGAGTGCCAAGCAGGAGCATGGAGAGACACAAAGCCACCTGCCAACTCAGCCAGATTGGATACTCCCATGAGGAACAG GCTGAGATGTATGACCCCTCTCTGTGTTATGAGAATGCCAGCATTACCAGCTTCACAATGG acaaacacacacagcaacaagTGATTCTTCAAGCAAGAGCAAGTGCACCGCCAATTAGGACAGAGGGACAGTACAGCCAAA GTGAATACTCCACAGACCCTTCAGAAGTTCCTCAGAACCAGAAGCGAGCTATCTGTGACCTTACTGTGGCAGACCGATTGGCTCTTTTTGATCACGTGACAAGGGAGGGCATCAAACAGAAGGATCAAGCTGTTGCAACCAACAACGAGGACCTTTATGTTGACTTGGTGGCCAAGCTCAAAAAGG GTAACGATCAGAACGAGCACAAGTCTCACCTGGAGCTGATGGCTGAGATGAGGGACTACAAGAGACGGCGGCAGTCTTACAGAGCCAAGAACGTCCACAACACCAAGAAGTCCTACACTGAG GTGATTCGGGAGGTGATTAATGTCCACTCTGTTGAACTGTCCAGTCagtggaaagaggaggagaggaaggaagaggttAGAGAGTCCAAACACGCCCCTCACAG ATCTGAGGACAGGCGGTCTGCCTCTATAGAGTCCCGCCAATCTCACGTCAGCTCCAGGGATGGACACGTCTCCCACCACAAACGCCACCACAGCGAAGAGCGCAGCAAAGACCCCAGCCCAGAGCAGAGCCAGGGGCGCAGCCGAGAGAAGGAGcgcaagaagaagagaaagag GGATTCCTGCTCGCCGGATGAGAGGCCTCATGAtcgaaagaagaaaaagaagaagaaaaaggaaGAGAAGTGA
- the LOC106605360 gene encoding U11/U12 small nuclear ribonucleoprotein 48 kDa protein isoform X1 gives MCDSAENHQARLRSLEELTEFTENCQRQLNELFETLGWRQDQDNGSVQEPMEVCPYDPNHRVPSRSMERHKATCQLSQIGYSHEEQAEMYDPSLCYENASITSFTMDKHTQQQVILQARASAPPIRTEGQYSQSEYSTDPSEVPQNQKRAICDLTVADRLALFDHVTREGIKQKDQAVATNNEDLYVDLVAKLKKGNDQNEHKSHLELMAEMRDYKRRRQSYRAKNVHNTKKSYTEVIREVINVHSVELSSQWKEEERKEEVRESKHAPHRRSEDRRSASIESRQSHVSSRDGHVSHHKRHHSEERSKDPSPEQSQGRSREKERKKKRKRDSCSPDERPHDRKKKKKKKKEEK, from the exons ATGTGCGACTCAGCAGAAAATCACCAGGCTCGTCTGCGAAGTTTGGAAGAGTTGACGGAGTTCACCGAGAACTGCCAGAGACAACTGAATGAGCTGTTCGAAACGCTGGGATGGAGACAGGACCAGGACAACGGCTCAGTTCAG GAGCCGATGGAGGTGTGCCCCTATGACCCGAACCACAGAGTGCCAAGCAGGAGCATGGAGAGACACAAAGCCACCTGCCAACTCAGCCAGATTGGATACTCCCATGAGGAACAG GCTGAGATGTATGACCCCTCTCTGTGTTATGAGAATGCCAGCATTACCAGCTTCACAATGG acaaacacacacagcaacaagTGATTCTTCAAGCAAGAGCAAGTGCACCGCCAATTAGGACAGAGGGACAGTACAGCCAAA GTGAATACTCCACAGACCCTTCAGAAGTTCCTCAGAACCAGAAGCGAGCTATCTGTGACCTTACTGTGGCAGACCGATTGGCTCTTTTTGATCACGTGACAAGGGAGGGCATCAAACAGAAGGATCAAGCTGTTGCAACCAACAACGAGGACCTTTATGTTGACTTGGTGGCCAAGCTCAAAAAGG GTAACGATCAGAACGAGCACAAGTCTCACCTGGAGCTGATGGCTGAGATGAGGGACTACAAGAGACGGCGGCAGTCTTACAGAGCCAAGAACGTCCACAACACCAAGAAGTCCTACACTGAG GTGATTCGGGAGGTGATTAATGTCCACTCTGTTGAACTGTCCAGTCagtggaaagaggaggagaggaaggaagaggttAGAGAGTCCAAACACGCCCCTCACAG AAGATCTGAGGACAGGCGGTCTGCCTCTATAGAGTCCCGCCAATCTCACGTCAGCTCCAGGGATGGACACGTCTCCCACCACAAACGCCACCACAGCGAAGAGCGCAGCAAAGACCCCAGCCCAGAGCAGAGCCAGGGGCGCAGCCGAGAGAAGGAGcgcaagaagaagagaaagag GGATTCCTGCTCGCCGGATGAGAGGCCTCATGAtcgaaagaagaaaaagaagaagaaaaaggaaGAGAAGTGA
- the LOC106605362 gene encoding collagen alpha-2(IX) chain: protein MGAPRVKASVISQLLVLLLCILPSHAQDEYSGYHSGDEHTYEGSLVDNYEHSGYPQPEEYPPEPTHSYEEQQPSSGYDPYAPAPTSVSMITEDSYPYTTTTQVPYEQEPYEESLQVPGGGEASLGEEGPTDCNCEPGEPGFAGFAGPKGARGLQGRDGFPGAQGREGYKGFKGVLGRGGDTGPEGDSGPDGEDGASGFSGAQGLPGLPGDPGETGVLGLKGDIGMEGPRGGVGVTGETGPIGEAGPGGPDGTGGIKGSTGAEGKQGPEGTEGEKGQIGAPGFSGDHGEMGYNGYPGEPGGRGETGHKGDQGPGGMPGSDGEPGEDGPLGVPGVIGFPGEFGQKGARGDRGVRGPPGRVGAGGHQGARGDAGVPGKPGPKGLQAQPGAKGETGPDGEKGGVGRTGVKGKKEDKGSFGERGDKGQQGERGTIGPDGIVGRNGPPGIPGSRGEPGPGGDLGVKGGSGPKGVPGAPGPGLTDEQVLQLCKGVVIAQISQYAASIRAKCSQGCPINNRTLIGPPGTRGPTGESGKPGKAGKAGVKGGRGIQGDTGVDGQKGAEGERGTKGLKGKGGEPGKGLPGHDGHQGLRGLPGHPAEPKNGMAGPRGPRGFTGALGQPGMAGNAGVPGFCEARDCSIHAPVMRKEQGLVKGPRDLSPKI from the exons ATGGGAGCCCCCAGGGTGAAG GCGTCCGTTATCTCGCAGCTGCTCGTGCTCCTATTGTGTATCCTCCCCTCCCACGCGCAGGACGAGTACTCTGGTTACCACTCAG GTGATGAACACACCTATGAGGGCTCCTTGGTCGACAACTATGAACATTCAGGATACCCACAACCAG AGGAATACCCACCGGAGCCCACTCACAGCTATGAGGAGCAGCAACCCTCATCTGGATATGACCCCTATGCACCAGCCCCCACCAGTGTGAGCATGATCACAGAGGACTCCtacccctacaccaccaccacacag GTACCATACGAGCAGGAGCCCTACGAAGAGTCGCTCCAGGTCCCTGGTGGTGGGGAGGCTTCTCTGGGGGAGGAGGGGCCAACAGACTGTAACTGTGAGCCTGGAGAGCCAGGGTTCGCTGGGTTTGCAGGGCCCAAG GGAGCCAGAGGACTGCAAGGTAGAGATGGCTTCCCTGGGGCTCAGGGAAGGGAG GGGTACAAAGGATTCAAAGGAGTTctaggaagaggaggagacacaggGCCTGAG GGTGACTCTGGGCCTGATGGGGAGGACGGTGCCTCTGGTTTCTCTGGAGCCCAG GGCTTGCCTGGTCTTCCTGGAGATCCAGGTGAGACAGGGGTGCTAGGACTGAAG GGTGACATCGGTATGGAGGGGCCACGCGGAGGAGTGGGGGTAACGGGTGAGACT GGTCCAATTGGTGAGGCAGGGCCTGGTGGTCCTGATGGAACTGGAGGTATCAAG GGATCAACTGGAGCAGAAGGGAAACAGGGTCCTGAGGGAACAGAAGGGGAAAAG GGTCAGATTGGAGCACCTGGATTCTCAGGAGACCATGGGGAGATGGGCTACAAT GGGTATCCTGGAGAGccaggaggcagaggagagaccGGTCACAAG ggtgaccaAGGCCCAGGGGGCATGCCAGGCAGTGATGGGGAGCCTGGAGAGGAT GGTCCTCTTGGAGTTCCTGGGGTGATCGGCTTTCCTGGAGAGTTTGGACAAAAG GGCGCGAGAGGGGATCGTGGTGTGAGGGGACCTCCTGGGAGAGTAGGAGCTGGG GGGCATCAAGGAGCGAGAGGAGATGCAGGAGTTCCAGGGAAACCAGGACCTAAAGGCCTGCAGGCCCAGCCT GGAGCCAAAGGGGAGACAGGACCTGATGGTGAGAAG GGTGGTGTTGGAAGAACTGGTGTGAAGGGAAAGAAAGAGGACAAG GGAAGCTTTGGAGAGCGTGGTGACAAAGGACAG CAAGGAGAGAGAGGTACCATCGGCCCTGATGGCATTGTTGGACGAAATGGACCCCCCGGCATCCCAGGCTCCAGAGGAGAGCCAGGTCCAGGCGGTGACCTGGGAGTCAAAGGTGGCTCTGGACCTAAAGGAGTGCCAGGTGCCCCT GGCCCTGGGCTGACAGATGAGCAGGTATTGCAGCTGTGTAAAGGAGTGGTGATAGCCCAGATCTCCCAGTATGCAGCTTCCATCCGGGCCAAGTGTTCCCAAGGCTGCCCCATCAACAACCGCACACTTATTGGGCCACCCGGAACCAGGGGACCAACTGGAGAATCAGGCAAACCC ggtAAAGCGGGCAAAGCTGGAGTCAAAGGAGGCAGGGGCATCCAAGGGGACACAGGAGTGGATGGTCAGAAGGGGGCAGAGGGTGAAAGAG GAACAAAAGgtctgaaaggaaaggggggtgaGCCTGGTAAAGGTCTACCAGGACACGATGGGCATCAAGGTCTCAGAG GGCTGCCAGGCCACCCAGCAGAGCCAAAGAACGGTATGGCAGGTCCCAGAGGGCCCCGTGGTTTCACAGGCGCTTTGGGCCAGCCTGGCATGGCAGGCAACGCAGGAGTGCCCGGCTTCTGTGAGGCACGGGACTGCAGCATTCACGCGCCTGTGATGCGCAAGGAGCAGGGCCTAGTGAAGGGACCCCGCGATCTAAGCCCCAAGATTTAA
- the LOC106605365 gene encoding uncharacterized protein, whose amino-acid sequence MMAMRWLTLQMCLVSVSAAPLEDIQIAYICQEGNVTLEAPFKELDTQCEESWTIGKEPIAIYKNDRGKVKTKEYIPPCKDVFFGKVILSKCASVTLTIGCTKDGLYDETRIHFLGTNAIAATANAQIAHYGLWALVMLLVFLIVL is encoded by the exons TCTCAGTGTCCGCAGCCCCTCTAGAGGATATTCAAATTGCCTACATATGTCAGGAGGGTAATGTCACACTTGAAGCACCGTTTAAAGAATTGGATACCCAATGTGAGGAGAGCTGGACCATTGGCAAAGAG CCCATTGCCATTTATAAAAACGACAGGGGTAAAGTAAAGACAAAGGAATACATTCCTCCATGCAAGGACGTGTTCTTTGGAAAAGTCATCCTTAGTAAATGTGCCAGTGTCACATTAACTATTGGTTGCACCAAG GATGGGTTATATGACGAGACCAGGATCCACTTCTTAG GGACAAACGCTATCGCTGCCACCGCAAACGCTCAAATTGCTCATTATG GACTTTGGGCATTGGTGATGCTTTTGGTCTTTTTGATCGTACTTTAA